Part of the Candidatus Melainabacteria bacterium genome, GAACAACATTTTTAAGAGGATTTTCCTGAGAATTGGTTCCGGTATTTTGATTTGTTGCGGGTGCTTCGATTGATGATTGAACGGTGTTCATATTTTCTGTCGAGACCTTCACACTTTTGATCCTTTTTGCAACACGAACCTTTTTCTGCGGAGCCATTTTTACTTTGGCAACAGGCTCAACCTTCGCCTTAGCAATCGAATCTACACGTGTAATGGTGTCAACACTTTTAATACCGTCTCTTCTTGCAATGCTATCGAGACTGGCGATGCTTTCCACACCGGCAATGCCCTGTTCGTGAATGCAATCGCCTTCACCAGTACAATCGGCCATGTCGTGCATCATCAACGGAACCTTTCCAGCCCGATGCCGAACGGTGAACCGAGACGATTTAACAGCTGCTTTTCCTTTGACGCCATTTTTTGCATTTTCGGTGGAAACCCGAGCATCCTTAGTTCCTTTACCTTTATGAGTGTTCATAAGAAATCTCCTTCTATTTGGGTCAGTGAGCACGTTGTGGCTCTTGGGTGATGTCTCTATTACATCGAAACGCTAGCTCTGTGCCTCTGACAGGAACCGCACAAGGCTATTGACGAAAACGTCAAAACTCACTTTCAGAGAGCGCATTTTGGCCTGACCAGAGCAAAACCCCTCGCGTAAACGAGGGGTCTCTTGCTCTCTCCAAAAACTGATTAGACAAATGCCGCGATTGTTATGCAGTCTGCTGATATTGGGCAAGTTCATCAGCTACAGCCTTAGCGCGCTCACTGTCGTTGGCAGCGACGAATAGCTTCTCGGCTTGTTCGTAATCTGCAATCGCCTGAGTTCGCTGACCCAGCTTGGCTTCACAATATGCCCGGTCGAAGTAAGCTTCGGCGTTGTTTGGATTGTTAGAGATCTGGACGTTGAAGTTATCGACCAAACCAGCCCAATCGCCCAGGTCGGCCTTGAGCGCAATGCTGTTCTTCATAGCGCCTTCGTTGGTTGGATCGATGGCGATCACTTGATCGAATTCCTTAGCAGCAGCACGCCAGTCATTCATCAATTTCAATACGCTAGCTTTTGCTAGATGAGCATCGATGTACTTAGGTGCTATCGAAATTGCCTGGTCGAGAGACACCATAATTTTGT contains:
- a CDS encoding tetratricopeptide repeat protein → MNKKFQAQIMSALLVLSAASTTVVPVFAADQGASTQVVAESGVQMNDTQLINAIDKLLDAGDIKGAYEAVEQAISANPKNATAYLCKSWIQYADYMDFNKIMVSLDQAISIAPKYIDAHLAKASVLKLMNDWRAAAKEFDQVIAIDPTNEGAMKNSIALKADLGDWAGLVDNFNVQISNNPNNAEAYFDRAYCEAKLGQRTQAIADYEQAEKLFVAANDSERAKAVADELAQYQQTA